The following are encoded together in the Nitrososphaerota archaeon genome:
- the lysA gene encoding diaminopimelate decarboxylase, protein MFPKGILENKNGELYIENVSTIELAKKFDTPLYVISETRIRENYRRIYNALIENYEKIRIYYSAKANTNISILKILENEGAYVDTVSPGEVFLALKAGFNPEKILFTGTSVRNDELEFLLSKNITINIDSISQLNRLLKISIPKILSVRINPEIGAGHHYHCITAGKNSKFGLFEEDALKAYDIAKNVGIEKFGIHMHIGSGVLSIKPYILAVEKFLKIAKKIHDKIKIDFEFIDIGGGLGVPYKPNEKELNIKNFSKKILSLFKDRIKKYNLGKPIFCIEPGRYIVCDAGFLLTIVNTVKHTKYKTFIGVDAGFNTLIRPVMYGSYHHIIVANKMNLKEERIYDIVGPICESGDVLAKNRKLPMIEEGDLIAILNAGAYGYSMSSQYNSRPRAAEVLVKNGKYELIRKRENFEDLLNGQSVARWLE, encoded by the coding sequence ATGTTTCCTAAAGGAATATTAGAAAATAAAAATGGAGAATTATATATAGAAAATGTTTCAACTATAGAATTAGCTAAAAAATTTGATACTCCATTATATGTTATTAGTGAAACAAGAATTAGAGAAAATTATAGAAGAATATACAATGCGTTAATTGAAAATTATGAAAAAATTAGAATATACTATTCTGCTAAAGCAAACACAAATATATCCATATTAAAAATATTAGAAAATGAAGGAGCATATGTAGACACTGTTAGTCCTGGGGAAGTATTTTTAGCTCTTAAAGCAGGTTTTAATCCTGAAAAAATATTATTCACGGGAACAAGTGTTAGGAATGATGAATTGGAATTTTTATTAAGTAAAAATATAACAATTAATATAGATTCTATTTCTCAATTGAATAGATTGCTTAAAATTAGCATTCCTAAAATATTATCTGTAAGAATAAATCCAGAAATAGGAGCAGGGCATCATTATCATTGTATTACTGCTGGTAAAAATTCTAAATTTGGTTTATTTGAGGAAGATGCTTTAAAAGCATATGATATTGCAAAAAATGTTGGTATAGAAAAATTTGGAATACATATGCATATTGGTTCCGGAGTACTTTCAATTAAACCATACATTTTAGCAGTTGAGAAATTTTTAAAAATAGCTAAAAAAATTCATGATAAAATAAAAATTGATTTTGAATTTATTGATATTGGTGGAGGTTTAGGAGTACCATATAAACCAAATGAGAAAGAATTGAATATAAAAAATTTCTCTAAAAAAATTTTATCATTGTTTAAAGATAGAATTAAAAAATATAATTTAGGAAAACCTATTTTTTGCATAGAGCCTGGAAGATATATTGTTTGTGATGCTGGTTTTCTTTTAACAATTGTAAATACAGTTAAACATACGAAATATAAAACATTTATTGGAGTTGATGCTGGTTTTAATACTTTAATCAGACCAGTCATGTATGGTTCGTATCATCATATAATTGTTGCTAATAAAATGAATTTAAAGGAAGAGAGAATATATGATATTGTTGGTCCTATATGTGAATCTGGAGACGTATTAGCTAAAAATAGAAAACTTCCAATGATTGAAGAAGGGGATTTAATTGCAATACTTAATGCAGGAGCATATGGTTATTCCATGAGTTCTCAATATAATTCTAGACCAAGAGCAGCAGAAGTATTAGTAAAAAATGGAAAATATGAATTGATTAGGAAAAGAGAAAATTTTGAAGATTTATTGAATGGACAAAGTGTTGCAAGATGGTTAGAATAA
- a CDS encoding HAD hydrolase-like protein — protein sequence MRIKLFIFDLDRTIVVLPINWIKVKKEINKKLEIKEKLIPLFPKIEKLTYNNLALRKKIFEIIEKEEIKIVKKISYNPEIYRIFKELKNRKYKIALITFQSKKVALKILKKLKILNFFNNILTREDSINREEQIRITLNKFSFKPFEVIVVADKDEDILAAKKIGCKTIAVRNKKINSNYKIRKITELLNILNEIDKKF from the coding sequence ATGAGAATCAAATTATTTATTTTTGATTTAGATAGAACTATAGTAGTACTTCCAATAAATTGGATTAAAGTAAAAAAAGAAATTAATAAAAAATTAGAAATTAAAGAAAAATTAATTCCATTATTTCCCAAAATTGAAAAATTAACATATAATAACCTCGCATTAAGGAAAAAAATATTTGAAATTATTGAGAAAGAAGAAATTAAAATAGTTAAGAAAATTTCTTATAATCCTGAAATATATAGAATTTTTAAAGAATTAAAAAATAGAAAATATAAAATAGCTTTAATTACTTTTCAAAGTAAAAAAGTAGCATTAAAAATATTAAAAAAATTGAAAATTTTAAATTTCTTCAATAATATCTTAACAAGAGAAGATTCTATAAATAGAGAAGAACAAATAAGAATTACTTTAAATAAATTTAGTTTTAAACCATTTGAAGTTATTGTTGTAGCTGATAAAGATGAAGATATTTTAGCAGCTAAGAAAATTGGTTGTAAAACAATAGCTGTAAGAAATAAAAAAATTAATTCAAATTATAAAATAAGAAAAATCACAGAATTATTAAATATTTTAAATGAAATTGATAAAAAATTTTAA
- the alaXM gene encoding alanyl-tRNA editing protein AlaXM: MPTELLYLYDSYQKDFKAKVIDINEREVILNKTIFHPLTGGIANDIGFLFKNEDKYKVTDVKLDLETNNVIHILENEPNFSIGDEIEGRIDWNRRYKLMRLHTAAHIISSIMYKDYGALITGGHIDENYAKDDFSLEKFDKKIFEEAIRKANEIVKKAIEVKIYFLKREEALKIPGIIKLAEKMPPEVEKLRIVEIPEVDIQADGGPHVKNTKEIGEIILLKIENKGKNKKRIYYDVL, encoded by the coding sequence ATGCCTACAGAATTATTATATCTATATGATAGTTATCAAAAAGATTTTAAAGCTAAAGTAATTGATATAAATGAGAGAGAAGTTATACTTAACAAAACTATTTTTCATCCATTAACTGGAGGAATAGCTAATGATATTGGTTTCTTATTTAAGAATGAAGACAAATATAAAGTAACAGATGTTAAACTTGATTTAGAAACAAATAATGTTATTCACATATTGGAAAATGAACCTAATTTTTCTATAGGAGATGAAATTGAAGGAAGAATAGATTGGAATAGAAGATATAAATTAATGAGATTACACACAGCTGCACATATAATTTCTTCTATTATGTATAAAGATTATGGAGCATTGATAACTGGTGGGCATATAGACGAAAATTATGCAAAAGATGATTTTAGTTTAGAAAAATTTGATAAAAAAATATTTGAAGAAGCAATAAGAAAAGCTAATGAAATTGTAAAAAAAGCAATAGAAGTTAAAATATATTTTCTAAAAAGAGAAGAAGCATTAAAGATACCTGGAATAATTAAACTTGCAGAAAAAATGCCACCTGAAGTAGAAAAATTAAGAATTGTTGAAATACCTGAAGTAGATATTCAAGCAGATGGAGGACCACATGTAAAAAACACTAAAGAAATAGGTGAAATAATTCTTTTAAAAATAGAAAATAAAGGGAAAAATAAGAAAAGAATTTATTATGATGTTCTTTAA
- the dapB gene encoding 4-hydroxy-tetrahydrodipicolinate reductase, giving the protein MKIKICVAGATGRMGSTIIKEAINEGFEIVGAISSPKNLNIGKTLREIGLCNLDIRLLSSENLEEAIKNADVYVSFTNPEAEMLNIPIVANLNKKIVVGTTGFTEEQFKEIKDKIANKVPAIFSPNFSIGVNILYKIISNIALFPKGYDASIIEIHHTGKKDAPSGTAKKICKIISDIRGYDKIVYGREGYNPRKNGEIEISSLRVGGVPGIHDIIIAGQYEMITIEHTAFSRNVFAQGALYAVKWIYDQSNPGIYTMEDVLKY; this is encoded by the coding sequence ATGAAGATTAAAATATGTGTTGCTGGCGCTACTGGTAGAATGGGAAGTACTATTATAAAAGAAGCAATCAATGAAGGCTTTGAAATAGTTGGTGCAATTTCTTCTCCTAAAAATTTGAATATAGGGAAAACTTTAAGAGAAATTGGCTTATGCAATTTAGATATCAGATTGCTTAGTTCGGAAAATTTAGAAGAAGCTATTAAAAATGCAGATGTATATGTTTCTTTCACAAATCCAGAAGCAGAAATGTTAAATATTCCAATCGTTGCAAATCTTAATAAAAAAATTGTTGTAGGAACAACAGGTTTTACAGAAGAACAATTTAAAGAAATAAAAGATAAAATTGCTAATAAAGTTCCAGCAATTTTCTCTCCAAATTTCTCTATTGGAGTAAATATTCTTTATAAAATTATTTCAAATATAGCTTTATTTCCTAAAGGATATGATGCAAGCATTATTGAAATTCATCATACTGGAAAAAAAGATGCTCCAAGTGGTACGGCTAAAAAAATATGCAAAATAATCTCAGATATAAGAGGATATGATAAAATTGTTTATGGTAGAGAAGGATATAATCCTAGAAAGAATGGGGAAATTGAAATTTCTTCATTGAGAGTTGGAGGAGTACCAGGAATACATGATATAATTATAGCTGGACAATACGAAATGATAACAATAGAGCATACAGCTTTTTCAAGAAATGTTTTTGCTCAAGGTGCCTTATATGCTGTTAAATGGATATACGATCAATCAAATCCTGGAATATATACAATGGAAGATGTTTTAAAATATTGA
- a CDS encoding aspartate kinase yields MKNRVVIKFGGASLSNGKKIREAAEKIINLPYEEIVIVVSAMGDTTNKLIETISEIGKIDDEDYAEIVSMGERISARFFSSALNFLGKKSIFLEPSQDNWPIITDSNFKNANIDIEKTKILIKKYLEPILGSAIPVICGFLGKDINGNITTLGRGGSDITALVLGNCLEANEVILVKDTEGVFSTDPKILPNARPIDKIDIHEFFSLAHGGAKIIRAEALKYKLPNQKIRIVSSSSNDFSKGGTEIIGVFNPDSFEIIMNKKLIAINIICEINSENLCKIFSILNENPIHGISTGKNSITIFTEINDLNKKIKELHDFSPFKAISYKEKIGMIQIINPIFIESPGWVARIAEALASKNINIIEVTTSKATINVFIDEDKIEEAIELIKKSLISNKKRDKNVS; encoded by the coding sequence ATGAAAAATAGAGTAGTTATTAAATTCGGTGGTGCAAGTTTATCAAATGGGAAAAAGATTAGAGAAGCTGCTGAAAAAATAATAAATCTTCCTTATGAAGAAATAGTTATAGTTGTTTCTGCAATGGGTGATACAACGAATAAATTAATTGAAACGATTTCTGAAATAGGAAAAATTGATGATGAAGATTATGCTGAAATAGTATCTATGGGTGAAAGAATTAGTGCAAGGTTTTTCTCATCTGCTTTAAATTTTCTTGGAAAAAAATCTATTTTCTTAGAACCTTCACAAGATAATTGGCCAATAATAACAGATTCTAATTTTAAAAATGCAAATATTGATATTGAAAAAACAAAAATTTTAATTAAGAAATATTTGGAACCAATTTTAGGAAGTGCTATTCCAGTTATTTGTGGATTTTTAGGAAAGGACATTAATGGAAATATAACTACTCTTGGAAGAGGAGGAAGTGATATAACAGCTCTCGTTTTAGGAAATTGTTTAGAAGCTAATGAAGTAATTCTTGTTAAAGATACTGAAGGAGTTTTTTCAACTGATCCTAAAATTTTACCTAATGCAAGACCAATAGATAAAATCGATATTCATGAATTTTTCTCTCTTGCACATGGTGGAGCAAAAATAATAAGAGCTGAAGCATTAAAATATAAACTTCCAAATCAAAAAATCAGAATAGTAAGTTCTTCTTCTAATGATTTTTCTAAAGGAGGGACTGAAATAATTGGAGTTTTTAATCCGGATTCTTTTGAAATAATTATGAATAAAAAATTAATTGCAATAAATATAATATGCGAAATAAATTCAGAAAATTTATGCAAAATTTTTTCAATTTTAAATGAAAACCCTATACATGGAATAAGTACTGGAAAAAATTCAATTACGATATTTACAGAAATAAATGATTTAAATAAAAAAATTAAAGAATTGCATGATTTTAGTCCTTTTAAAGCTATAAGTTATAAAGAGAAAATTGGAATGATACAAATAATTAATCCAATATTTATTGAATCTCCTGGTTGGGTTGCTAGAATTGCTGAAGCTTTAGCTTCAAAAAATATTAATATTATTGAAGTTACAACTAGTAAAGCTACAATAAATGTTTTTATAGATGAAGATAAAATTGAAGAAGCTATAGAATTGATAAAAAAATCTTTAATTTCTAATAAAAAAAGAGATAAAAATGTTTCCTAA
- a CDS encoding MFS transporter, whose translation MNLIENLKTKYSYLICFIASSSWSLLIPVIPIYVLFLGASQFEIGLLGGFDSIAYVFASLLSIFISRYISLKKILILSISLSGFSCILFTFIKNPFEAILVIILRGFSAGFFWPIVEALLSKDFKIEEKKTISKFTLSWSIGAIFGSSLSGPLMEFLNLKQIFYLTGLPFIFLSLMSIFLIKEERKEIKERDIIEYKEIFKLKDAWLLSLIYGFLLGIIFYLFPAYIEIIGFSQILIGATIFSFFIFRALFFWIYQKIFMKYATEIGLVLCGLGFLNIFLIKNPILIILGNSLIGIGTSIIYSISLRMVFSNIKNEATILTGFFEAILAIGFLLGPLIGGLLAEKNLVYPYLMGFLISIFSIILLNMRRIN comes from the coding sequence ATGAATTTAATAGAAAACCTTAAAACAAAATACTCTTATTTAATTTGCTTTATTGCTTCTTCTTCATGGTCTTTACTTATACCAGTTATACCAATTTATGTACTTTTTTTAGGTGCTTCTCAATTTGAAATAGGGCTTTTGGGTGGTTTTGACTCTATTGCTTATGTATTTGCATCTCTTTTAAGTATTTTTATTTCAAGATATATAAGTCTAAAAAAAATATTAATTTTATCAATTTCATTATCTGGTTTTTCATGTATATTATTTACTTTTATTAAAAATCCTTTTGAAGCAATATTAGTAATTATTTTAAGAGGTTTTTCAGCAGGATTTTTTTGGCCTATAGTTGAAGCATTATTGTCTAAAGATTTTAAAATTGAAGAAAAGAAAACTATTTCAAAATTTACACTTTCATGGAGTATTGGAGCAATTTTTGGGAGCTCTCTTTCAGGTCCTTTAATGGAATTTTTAAATTTAAAACAAATATTTTATTTAACGGGTCTTCCTTTTATTTTCTTATCATTAATGTCAATTTTCTTAATTAAAGAAGAAAGGAAGGAAATTAAAGAAAGAGACATTATAGAATATAAAGAAATTTTTAAGCTTAAGGATGCATGGCTTTTATCATTAATATATGGTTTTCTTTTAGGAATAATTTTTTATCTTTTTCCAGCTTATATAGAAATTATTGGTTTTTCACAAATACTTATAGGAGCTACTATTTTCTCATTTTTCATTTTTAGAGCATTATTTTTTTGGATTTATCAAAAAATTTTTATGAAATATGCAACTGAAATTGGACTTGTTTTATGTGGATTAGGTTTTTTGAATATTTTTCTAATAAAAAATCCAATTTTAATTATTTTAGGAAATTCTCTTATTGGAATTGGTACAAGCATAATATATTCTATAAGTTTAAGAATGGTTTTTTCTAATATAAAGAATGAAGCTACTATTTTAACTGGTTTTTTTGAAGCAATTTTAGCTATAGGCTTTCTTTTAGGTCCTTTAATTGGAGGATTATTAGCTGAGAAAAATTTGGTTTATCCATACTTAATGGGCTTTTTAATTTCTATTTTTTCAATTATTTTATTAAACATGAGGCGAATAAATTGA
- a CDS encoding LL-diaminopimelate aminotransferase: protein MNIEHANRIKKLPPYIFAELEKIILEKKNKGIKIISLSIGDPDLPPPNFILEALKEEISKPENHKYSFSQGEKDFREAIANWYKKRFKVDLNPEKEVIALIGSKEGIANISRAFINPGDKVLVPDPAYPVYSQGSTILCDGIPIIMPLLEENEFKPDIWNINIDNAKMMFLNYPNNPTSAIIDKKFLKEIVEFAIEKNIILCYDNAYSEITFDGYKAPSILEIENAKEIAIEFHSLSKTFNMTGDRIAFAVGNEKIIEGLRKVKSQIDSGPPKYIQKVAIKALESYKDDTPPDFLKENLSIYKERRDFLIKKLNSIGFKINPPKATFYLWLKCGCNSLSFTEKLLNLGVVVTPGIGFGKYGENYVRFSLTIPINEIEEACERISKIL from the coding sequence ATGAATATAGAACATGCTAATAGAATTAAGAAACTTCCACCATATATATTCGCTGAATTGGAAAAAATTATTTTAGAAAAGAAAAATAAAGGAATAAAAATTATTTCTTTAAGCATAGGAGATCCAGACCTTCCTCCACCAAATTTTATATTAGAAGCTCTTAAAGAAGAAATATCTAAACCAGAAAATCATAAATATTCATTTAGTCAAGGAGAAAAAGATTTTAGAGAAGCAATAGCAAATTGGTATAAAAAAAGATTTAAAGTTGATTTAAATCCAGAAAAAGAAGTTATTGCATTAATTGGTTCTAAAGAAGGAATAGCGAATATTTCTAGAGCTTTTATAAATCCAGGAGACAAAGTTTTAGTTCCTGATCCTGCATACCCAGTTTATTCTCAAGGAAGCACAATATTATGTGATGGAATTCCTATAATAATGCCTTTACTTGAGGAAAATGAATTTAAACCAGACATATGGAATATTAATATAGATAATGCTAAAATGATGTTTTTAAATTATCCTAATAATCCAACTTCTGCAATTATAGATAAAAAATTTCTTAAAGAAATAGTAGAATTTGCAATCGAGAAAAATATTATCTTATGCTATGATAATGCATATTCTGAAATAACTTTTGATGGATATAAAGCTCCTAGTATTTTAGAAATTGAAAATGCTAAAGAAATTGCAATAGAATTTCATTCACTTTCAAAAACATTCAATATGACTGGAGATAGGATTGCTTTTGCTGTTGGAAATGAAAAAATAATAGAAGGATTAAGAAAAGTAAAATCTCAAATAGATTCAGGTCCTCCAAAATATATTCAAAAAGTAGCTATAAAAGCATTAGAAAGCTATAAAGACGATACACCTCCAGATTTTCTAAAAGAAAATCTTAGTATATATAAAGAAAGAAGAGATTTCTTGATTAAAAAATTAAATTCTATTGGTTTTAAAATAAATCCTCCAAAAGCTACTTTTTATTTATGGCTAAAATGTGGATGTAATTCATTATCGTTTACAGAAAAACTTCTTAATTTAGGAGTTGTAGTAACACCCGGAATAGGATTTGGAAAATATGGAGAAAATTATGTAAGATTTTCTTTAACTATACCTATAAATGAAATAGAAGAGGCATGTGAAAGAATTTCTAAAATTTTATAA
- the dapF gene encoding diaminopimelate epimerase, with the protein MNFWKMHGLGNDYIIIDNRNGIIKENETSELAKKICKRKFSIGADGLLLLYNSNIADIKMRIFNSDGSEAEMCGNGIRCVAKYCYEKKIVNKKEINIETLSGIKKTWLIIENGKVTKVKADVGKPIFEKSKIPMVGEGLCINEEFEINGEKFKITCLSIGNPHCVIFIDNVKEFPIEKIGPRIENHEFFPNRINVEFVQVLNRNEIFIRVWERGCGETFACGTGACASVIAGKILGKINNKAIVHLIGGDLEIEYNENVFMSGPVEKVFEGFFEW; encoded by the coding sequence ATAAATTTTTGGAAAATGCATGGTCTTGGAAATGATTATATTATAATAGATAATAGAAATGGAATAATTAAAGAAAATGAAACTTCAGAATTAGCTAAAAAAATTTGTAAAAGGAAGTTTTCGATTGGAGCAGATGGTTTGCTTTTATTATACAATTCTAATATTGCTGATATAAAAATGAGAATTTTTAATTCTGATGGAAGTGAGGCTGAAATGTGCGGGAATGGTATTAGATGCGTAGCAAAATATTGTTATGAGAAAAAAATTGTTAATAAAAAAGAAATTAATATAGAAACTTTATCTGGAATAAAGAAAACATGGTTAATAATAGAAAATGGAAAAGTTACAAAAGTTAAAGCAGATGTGGGTAAGCCAATTTTTGAAAAATCAAAAATCCCTATGGTGGGGGAAGGATTATGCATAAATGAAGAATTTGAAATTAATGGAGAAAAATTTAAAATAACTTGTTTATCTATTGGGAATCCACATTGTGTAATATTTATTGATAATGTGAAAGAATTTCCTATAGAGAAAATAGGTCCAAGAATTGAAAATCATGAATTTTTTCCAAATAGAATTAATGTTGAATTTGTACAAGTATTGAATAGAAATGAAATATTTATTCGTGTATGGGAAAGAGGATGTGGAGAAACATTTGCATGCGGCACAGGCGCATGTGCAAGTGTAATAGCTGGAAAAATACTAGGTAAAATTAATAATAAAGCAATAGTTCATTTAATAGGGGGAGATTTAGAAATAGAATATAATGAAAATGTATTCATGAGTGGCCCAGTTGAAAAAGTTTTTGAAGGCTTTTTTGAATGGTGA
- a CDS encoding GTPase, translating into MFSKNKRKVLIIGAGGRDFHLFNTLYKNSNEVEVVAFLFTQIPRQTGKKYPYELAGNNYPNGIPIIDLKDLQKIIKENKIDEAILAFSDLTYNDLMKIASWVLSLGIDFEIVSHLKTMLSSKKPVISICGVRTGVGKSTVTRYIVKILKEIGLKPIVIRHPMAYGNLLKKKVIKFENIEDVLKNEDLSIEERGEFYSLVKKGAIVYAGVDYEEVLRKAEKDGDIIIWDGGNNDVSFIKSDLYITVADATRPGQEIESFPGEINVRLSDVIIINKIENANKDSLENIIKNIKSINNKAEITLANMKVIVDDPLMIKGKSVLVIEDGPTVTHGGKKFGAAYLAAKEYKAKEIVDPRLYAVGLIKEIYKEYAHLENVLPAVGYDEQQIRDFLSTVEKIPCDLILYDIITGIGDIVSKYKPAIEVEYELIDINNKLKDIIISKFSK; encoded by the coding sequence ATGTTTTCAAAAAATAAAAGGAAAGTATTAATAATTGGAGCTGGAGGAAGAGATTTTCATTTATTCAATACTCTTTATAAAAATTCAAATGAAGTAGAAGTTGTAGCTTTTTTATTTACTCAAATTCCTAGACAAACTGGTAAAAAATATCCCTATGAATTAGCTGGTAATAATTATCCAAATGGAATACCAATAATAGATTTAAAAGATTTACAAAAAATAATTAAAGAAAATAAAATAGATGAAGCTATATTAGCTTTTAGCGATCTTACTTATAATGATTTAATGAAAATTGCAAGCTGGGTTTTAAGTTTAGGAATAGATTTTGAAATTGTTTCTCATTTAAAAACAATGCTTTCTTCAAAAAAGCCAGTAATATCTATTTGTGGTGTTAGAACAGGTGTTGGAAAAAGTACTGTAACAAGATATATAGTAAAAATACTTAAGGAAATAGGTTTAAAGCCAATAGTTATAAGACATCCAATGGCTTATGGAAACCTTTTAAAGAAGAAAGTTATTAAATTTGAAAATATTGAAGATGTTTTAAAAAATGAAGATTTATCAATTGAAGAAAGAGGAGAATTTTATTCACTTGTTAAAAAAGGAGCAATAGTTTATGCTGGTGTAGATTATGAAGAAGTTTTAAGAAAAGCTGAAAAAGATGGAGATATTATTATTTGGGATGGAGGAAATAATGATGTTTCTTTTATTAAATCTGATCTTTATATAACAGTAGCTGATGCAACAAGACCAGGACAAGAGATTGAAAGTTTTCCAGGAGAAATAAATGTTAGATTATCTGATGTTATTATAATAAATAAAATTGAAAATGCAAATAAAGATTCATTAGAAAATATTATTAAAAATATAAAATCTATTAATAATAAAGCAGAGATAACATTAGCAAATATGAAAGTAATAGTTGATGATCCTTTAATGATTAAAGGAAAGTCTGTTCTTGTTATAGAAGATGGTCCTACAGTTACTCATGGAGGTAAAAAATTTGGAGCAGCTTATTTAGCAGCTAAAGAATATAAAGCTAAAGAAATAGTAGATCCTAGACTATATGCTGTAGGACTTATAAAAGAAATTTATAAAGAATATGCGCATTTAGAAAATGTTCTTCCAGCTGTAGGATATGATGAACAACAAATAAGAGATTTTCTATCTACTGTAGAGAAAATTCCTTGTGATTTAATATTGTATGATATTATTACTGGAATAGGAGATATTGTTTCTAAATATAAACCAGCAATAGAAGTTGAATATGAATTAATTGACATTAATAATAAATTAAAAGATATAATTATTTCTAAATTTTCTAAATAG